GAATAATAACTCGGAATGATTTGACGTAATTTTTACTGCATGTTCGGTTGTCAACTCGCCTTTTCTGAAAATTACTTCAAACTTTTGAAATTGATGCCGGTTTTCACATATAACTAAATTAACATATTCGTGTCTATGGCAATTACAtcgtttaaaaaaaacagtttggtCAAACGAATAATTGTTTACATAGACACATTGCAGTTGTGTCTTCTTGTTCGTGTATTATATgtgtataacataatgaaaatttaCCTATTTCAAGATGAAATCGCACGAAATTCTCGTATAAAAAGCACCGATCACAGGGGAAATACCAAACAgaaattctaacatttttaaaattttcttttatataaacaaagaaggattttaccgtgtattgtcttgtcgtttaaaacacgtttcgcaaaatgacctacttttagcTACTCCGGTTTACTACGTCTATTTACGACTagaaaaggattccagattagtatcccttcctggtgcaATTAGAACGTGTCAGGATGGaaacagattttagttttgcgtccTTTGTTGGCAAGTAAAACACGggtttgagttcagatgcgtaataATCTAAACACGAAGGCCGAAACCGGTCCATAAAtgataaaacaacaattaaagTGAGATTGCCCCATAAATTTATTCTACAATAAGATAAGCGaataataaaattcaattttctcAAACTAAACTCCTCTTATTTATCAAATAACAACAACTAACAAACACAGCTAAGCCTTACTGTGTACAAAACTTCTTCAAATAATAGTTATTTAATATGCTAATATTTATGCCAAGCAGCCACGCAAGTAGCACTGCCCTTAATATCACTTAAGAGATACAGGTAAAATATTGCTgtaaatttacaacaaaaaatactAATTGTGCTGCGATTAACAATACAATATGTGATTTGATAAAAGCATCAGTACAGAATTGTGTTACTAGTGTGACAGAGGTTGTAAAAATTGAACGGAAATCCTTAAATCTGTTGTTTTAGTAGAGACTTTTTGAAACCAGTACGATAATAAACAATTGCCCAAAGCGTAATGTCCTTGGTAGTTTAAAGAATTAAGATGAGTCGTgagaaattttcagaaaaataattttgctttcatTCAAATTTATAATGAAGTACACTtatcatatataattatgtaattccTTGAAAGTTTGTTTCTCAATACATCTTACATGCATATTCTTGTCACCTATATGTTGGCACTGAATCGTTCATGTTAATTGTAACGAAAGCAAGGCCACAAAAAATAGGAAAGGGAACAAATTTAGGCGGGATGTTGCCATGGGGACTAGcagtacaaagaaaaaaaatatttttttcgaatatcaccttaacattttgtaaaagtttcaGTCAAACCCAGGTATTTCTAAGCATCATCCATACAATGtacacataatattatgtaaaaaactaaatatgacgtaatgccatacTTCGGTATTgagttattttttgtttgttttaatatttctgtaGTTTTTTAATTTACGATGgtgatttgttttaaatacattgtcAACATTTTAAATCAATGTGACGGTTCCATGCGTAGCTTGTAAGTTGTCTTTCTTTGAAAAAGGAAACGTTCTTTTTCAACTATATTGACATTATGCTCTGTCAGCATTGCGCGTTATGGTAGTAAGTACTATTGAACTGCACTATGAGAAATTCAACATAGTGCATGGATCCGAgccggcctgcgcatccgcgcagtctgatcataatccatgctgttcgctaacggtttctctaattgcaataggccttgaaagcgaacaggatggatcgaaaccagactgcgcggatgcgcaagctagtccggatccatgctggtcgcaaatgcactatgtttgttttctcatgttGCAGCTCATTTGTACAATCATTTTGGCACAAAAATCATCAGCCGATTTCTTTTTCTCATGACGTCTGTCTAACAATCTATCCAATTgtaaataaatcatgaaattatcaattttcaaaattcctgAGAGCGATGTTTAACCTAGGTATTCGAAACTACAGTATTCGGACATGGTTGCAAATGCATTAAAACGAAGATGGACAACATAATTTCGAAAATGGTGAGCTTTTAAGGGCGCTACACTGTAAGTAAGTAAATAGTTTAATATTGTGATAtgtgtatatcatatatatacaGTATTATACACAAAGAGATAATTACACCCGGCCCAACTGGCCTATAAGTCACTTaactttcagtttttatttacacgTTAATCAAGAATATGTACAAAAAATGGAATCATTACTACAGAAATAAAAGTAATAAGCAAAGGATAAAACCTAATGTTGACGACTAATGTATActgtaaataaatatcaaaacatagaTACAAGTCTGTCACATTGTCTACACAGTCTTCCATTAAGCTGTTCACCAACGTATCTTCCAGTTTCTATTCTTTGTGGTAATATACAAAAAGACAACGATCTTTCATTCTTGGTTTAAATCCAGTGTTACGTATGTCTATGCATGCGGCTCTGTATTAAGGAGTCTATATATTCATAATTTAGGGCATTTTGTCTATGTCTAATGACaaatagtctggctaccgactatataattcttttatatattctgacttcatcagtcttggctctgattatctacgtatgttttgagaagaaaagggacataattatacaaaactttgaatagcctcaggagttatatcctatgaacaaaacatacggcCTGAACACAGAATAAATGACCAAGTATGCTAATAAACACCCCAGATCTTCTACTTTACATGTAATAGATCGATCGTACATATACTGTTATAGTAAATATATAACGTTAATTCAAAGGGAAAATAATCAATACACCTTTTGgaagttttaaaagtgttatgAAAAGTTACACGTTAACGGTAAcgttttagaattgaaataatatatctcatttagtgatttgtcgctgaataaatcattgtttggagttcagatgcgaaggaattatgtcacgagggcgcagcccgagtgatataataatacgcgactgaacgacaaacaatgatattattcaatagcaaattagaaaagtagaaactttacaatatttttcatgtaCAATTACCATCGGATcctcaaaatatttacaaataaaagaaGAGGTGGTGATTTTGAATTATGTTACAACATTTAACATGTAAAAATCTGTGCTATCTCGGTGCGGGgtcgtgtgttctccgtgacgatttgataaaagtcgCTGTGTCTTAAATCAaccgtcctccacctctggttcatgtggggaagttggcagttacttgcggagaacagctgccagccgttacataattgaaatactgttgaaaaacaacgaGGTGAatcccaaatcaaacaaacaaaaaaatcatgatGCCTGATTATCAGCGTTACTTTACATTCAGTATACAGATCCAGTCATAATCGAACGACTTTATGCTCAGGAACAAGATCTTTTCATAATCACACAGTCACTTTATTCTCAGTCACCAGTTCAAGTCATAATCACACGCGTTTAAACTTAGTTACCAGATCCAGTCTTAATCACACGATTTTATACTCAGTAAACAGATCTAGTCATAATCGCAAAATTTTATACTCAGTAAACAGATCCAGTCATAATTGCACAATTTTTTACTCAGTAAATAGATCCAGCCGTAATAACACAATTTAATACTCAGTTATAATCACACATTTTTATACGCAATAAACAGATCCATTCATATTCAAacgttgttgttttgttttttttgtgcacAGTACATAGATCCAGTCATAATCTAAGGCTTTTATACGCAGCAAACAGATCCAGTCATGttaacactttttattttaaccacaTCAAAACATAATCACGTACGTTTATACTCAGCAAACAAGTCCTGTCATATTCACAAGTGTTTTTCTCAATAACCGGATCTCATCATAATATAATATGCGTTTATACGCGTTTACACGCCTAAATAGGTAAATCCAGTCAATATCACACGGTTTTATACCCAGTAAACAGATCCAGTCATAATCAAACGCTTCCCTCGCTACGTCTTAGACTGTTTTTGCCATAACTCGTTGAACTCTAAAACGATTTTGATCAAGTTATTGTCAATAAGTACAGAAAAAAAGTTAATGTGTTATGATTTAATttacaaatttcaaataaattcctttgaacaattttttttaaagtattttacaaaCCACTGCAATACTATAATGCGCAGTTAACATTACTTTTGATTACACTGTTTTAAAACCATTTCAGAAAATCTCAATAAATGACGTATGATTTTGATTGCAACTCATTGTAGCGAAACGCAAGCGTTTATGTTATCTTCTTAAAGTACTAAGGAGCATGGTGGCTGATTGTGGTGACACTAGCAAGCGCGTGGCTTTTGAAGCACATCTCGTTGTGTCGTCCTGGCGCGCACATTTGCACCATAACGAAATTTGAACAACAAAGGATAGTGTAGCATAGAAGACAACATAAcaaaacattatatttcatttcggCATGTACTctgtttaaatgaaacatttcattttatcttgGCGCGTGAGTGAAAATGTCAATAAGACTCCTTGTTAATCACGCTAATGCAAACGTGAATATTTTGTTGATGGCACGCGTGCAAGCATGAAATAACGTTTTGTTCTCTTGCGTTCAATGTTTGTTATATCGAGCTTTTAGTTTCGCTTTGTCGCGTTGATGCGCGAGCCAAAACGACAAACATATCGTTCAAAATCGTTAAAGTGCTCCGGGatgacacaacgaaatgtgctatATAAACCGCGCAAAAACGATGTAAAGAAAATGTCCAAAGTCAGTCACCACCAATGATAGTAAACTTACCTTCGATACAATATCTGAGTACTAATTCTGTCTGTTTCTTTGGCTTAAGTAATTTCACTGCGTCATCGTGCGATGCTGTGGTCGTATCAACACCGTCAATCTATTGGCGAATGTAAGTATATTATCAACCGAATATTATATGCGTAAAACTAACTCTTTATTAATTATTCTGGTAGTCTAATTCAATGAATTTTAAAAAGGTTACGCAGGAATTGAtaaacattaaacaagagggccaagatggccctaggtcgctcacctgagaaacacaccataagacaccataacagtgtaaacatgtttgacctaatgatttcatggaaaaaatattctaaccaattatcattaaaattggagcaaaaagcttgagtataaataagtattttctttgatttgatctagtgacctagtttttgaccccagatgacccatattcaaacttgacctagatttaatcaaggctatcgttctgaccaaatttcatgaagatcaattgaaaaatgcaacctctatcgcatacacaatgtttttctttgatttgacctagtgacctagtttttgaccccagactacccatatttaaacttgacctagatttcatcaaggcaaccattctgacaaaatttcatgaagatcagttgaaaaaatacagcctctatcgcatacacaaggttttactttgatttgacctagtgacctactttttgacccagataacccatattcaaacttgacctagatttcatcaaggcaatcattctgaccaaatttcatgaagatcaattgaaaaatacagcctctatcgcatacacaaggtttctctttgatttgacctagtaacctactttttgaccctagataacccatattcaaactggacctagatttcatcaaggcaatcattctgacttaatttcggGAAGATCAATTGGAACATATAGCCTCTATtgaatacacaatgtttttccttgatttgacctagtgacctacttttgaccccagatgacccatattcaaacttgacctagatttcatcaaggcaatcattctgaccaaaattcatgaagattaattgaaaaatacagcctctattgcatacacaaggtttttcgttgatttgacctagtgacctagttttttatcccagataacccattttcaaactcggcctagactttatcaagataatcattctgaccaaaattcatgaagatcatttgaaaaatacagcctctatcgcatatacaaggtttttctttgatttgacctaatgacctagtttttgaccccagatgacccattttcaaactcggcctagattttatcaaggttatcattctgaccaaatttcatgaagatcaattgaaaaatacagcctctatcgcatacacaagctaaatgttgacagacgacagacgacagacagacagacgccggacgccggacatggagtgatcagaaaaactcacctgttgctcagttgagctaaaaatctagAGATTCAAATAATTCTACTTCAGAGAGAAATGCTCAACTAATAATTTGGTGTTATCGATATTTGaattaaaacttgtaaaatttacCGAAATTATCTTGTCCCCCTTCAGTATCATGCCGCCTTCTGCTGCTGGTGAATCTTCAATAATTCGAGATACAAATAAAGAACCGTAAGCACCAGATATATTTAAGCCAAAACTGCCAGTCTGAGATCTTTTCTTCAGTGTAACTGTTCTAAAGATATAACGATTCTAAAGTGACGTTACTCATAAATAATGTATACAGTAAATAATCGATTAAATGGTAATATATTTCAATCACTATATGTTACACTCACCATTATGTTCTTACATTTGATTTACAATTGCTATATTCACTTAAAGGTATTTTGGTTTACTATATGTTTGCGTAGAAGGGCTAAGTTTGGCCAAGCGCTAACTCATTCCCTCGCATCAAAATATTTGTTGTGGTAGGTTTTGGATTCTATTTGGGCCAGCTCGACTGCAACTTATAATTTATCGCATGCATGTAATGTCAATATATATCAATGCATACAGACTAAGGGCAATGAAGCATTTCACAATTCATGCAAACAAGTATATGATACATTGAAAGTTTTTAATTATTAAGAAAATTTTTCTTTATGACTTATTACTAATAAAGAATAAACTtattaaatgtctatataatGACGGTCTACGACATCAGTGATATgtaacattttaagaaaacacATACCTCAGAAGCTTACTATCCACTTGACAGCTGCTGTTACTCTGCTTCCGgtcaatgaaaacaaaataaaaggaaaacacaCCAAAACAATATATGTTTACAAGTTTTCGAAACATtgacaaaaagaaaatgacataggCGGAAATCTAACGAATTGTTTAATAAAgaacatgtacttttatttgctATAATAAGTTAATTACAAATTTCTCTCATATTTATATTGTCTTGTGATTCTAACAAACTTACGATTTtagctttaaatattttttttaaaagaacagtTCTGCGcaacattattctttttttttttttaaaaaaaaaacgattagtAGCTTGTGATTTCTTGACATTTATAACACGTGCTGTAAGCATGTCGTGTTTCACACAAAcacttagaaaataaaaagtttaattacttTACACACACCGAAAATTTACtactcactggaatatcacgccgtagacacgtggcatgataccctacccagtcacatcatactgacaccggactgaccagtcccagcactatcctcttaatgctgagtgccaagcgaggaagttactagtaccattttttaggtctttggtatgacgcggccggggatcgaatccacgacctcccgcacttgaagcggacgctctactactaggctaccgaggcggtatacGTTTTATTTagagaaatacataattttattatgtgCACAAGCACGTACGCCCCAACACAGATACACAAGTAAAGAAGTAAACACAACATAAATATGCTGTGCAACTGAAAAGGTGGTCTTTTTGAATAAACCATAGCAATTATAGCAGACGACATTTATTAGCGATTGCGGCTTATTCACAAACGTTTTGATATGAGTTTCTTTATTCTTCAACACTGTCTGAATTACTTTTAATAACATTACATTGttgtatatacttatgtttgaATGATGAGGGTAAAAAATCAGTTCATGGACAATTAAGTGCAAAATGCTGAAACACTATGGTACTTTGTACATGTTACGGAAAATAATTTGCTGGGACATAGTCaacatgtatgtacatgtatttgaccTTTAATTTTACCTCATCTTTTGGTATGTCTGACGTTGCCTGTTGCTTCATCTTCTCTTGGATTAGCTTACTGTCACCATGCCTTGTATCTGTAATAAATGGAATCGAAGTGTAAATTCTGATAGAACGTGAGAACCCATCTAAATTACATAGCCGGAAAATGCATTTGATACTGACATACAGGAGTAtacaagaaatatacatatatatcatttctaTATTTCCTGCTTCAACTTGTACTCAACTTGCTCATATAAACTCTACGAATAAAATGGTTTAGTGAATGTAATGCCAAAGATTTACTACCCAACCACTAGGTTTAAAAAGTGCTAAGTAACAGGAAATACATTTGGACTAGAACTCTGCCAGCAGGAAACCAGGCTAAACGGTTAAAGCTGTTGACATCAAATCATTTGCTGCCCATTGCTCTATGTTCGAAGCCTCGTTTGGAGGTAGAAATTGTTCTTGGGTGGAAGACTGGATATCCAGCTAGTTTGCAGAAGGTCAGAGATTCTACCTAGATGCATGCatgcttgataatatatttggGGCAAGGGTGACGAAGGAGAGGCGGACCAGGTCTTCCTTTACAATTACAAACGGGGAAGTGGGCATATGGCTTACAATTATGACAGTGTAACGTTAAATCTATAGAGCATAGTGTTTATTCTCAAAACTTACCCAAATGCATTTTTCAAACATTGCATAAACTACAATGCTGCAAATTATTGGCATTAAACGCAATTAGAAGTCTTTGCTTCCTCATGTGTTATGTTCTAACAGTATTCTCAACAGAATTCAGAAAGAATCAATAACAAAATCTTTATCCAAAATAAACTCCATTTATTACCTTTTGTTTGTCTGGATTTAGATCTAGTAATAACTTGTTCATTGTAAGTATCATAAGTTTTCCCGACATGAAAAGGGAAATAAGAAGTAGAAATGAACTGAGGCATGTTATCTCCAGTTCGATTACCGAGAGTCAAAATCAGGACACGTTGAGTCATTGCACGGTGCACAATTTGTTGAACTGATCGGATTAACTAGCGAGATCTTGTTGATAATATCTATGAGATATAAAAATCGTAGAAGCATTGTTAGCAAAATTAGTAATAATATGATTGAATTTACCTATTTCTTGTCTTTTATCAGGACAATGTTGAATAAGACCAACAGCACTGCTCTTTACCATTGCACTTTCAATATTACTATCTCTAAGAAATACGTATTCTTCAGTTCTATTCTTTTTCTCAATCTCAGCTATCTTTCGCTTAGTGTTCTTTAGTTTATTTCTTAGAAGCACTGTAGCGGCAAACAACCGATTTGGCTGATTCTTATGTGACTGTAGCGTCTCTTCCATGGaagatatttcagttttaatatcaAACGCCTCTTGTTCAATTTGGCCTATGGCACTGGCATCCTTTGTTTTGATATCGGTAGCTTGGTCTCGCATGTCCGCTGTAAGTCTATTTATATTCTTTACAATTTCGTCCCAGAATGCCTCTAAATCACAAATAAACTTCGCATGTACAGTCTCGGTTGCATTTCGATTTGTCTGTATTGCTGACAaacattcttgaatttgaatgCTGCAATTTTCCACATCTTTTTCAACGTCTCTTAATTCTTTGCTGTCTTTAAAAGCTTTGGTCTTGTCTGATATATATTCCACTTTGCAAGACCTATGTTCAAGGATCATACAGTCTCCGCAACCAACTTGATCGTGagtttggcaataaaacttaactAACTCTTTACAGTGTTCCAAACATTTTTCCATATCGTCATCGGGCGCGCTTGTATTCGTTTTTGCACTACCACTACATCCGTGATCAAGTAATACGTGATCTTTACAAAACTTTCCCTTACGATGATGTTTAAAACAAGTTGAACACATATTTTCATCGCATTCTTGACACCATCCGTTAGCTGCCGTATTTTTGCCATCATCTTTACACGGTTTACAGGATATTTTTACGTATTCCTCCGATCCTAATCCGTAAGTATTTTTACGTCCGGATACAGCCATTTTTATGTAACCTATAAATTACACTGTAATGCATAAGAGACGTAAACTATTTCAACATcttaatattttatgaatgtatTCAGTAAACAGTGACTACATTATCAATGATGTAGAAATGCTTGTTTAAAGCAGGATATATGATACAACTCTTTACAATAAACTTCCTCATGCTTATGTAAATACACGACAAAAGAAACTTAATGACCTATCACAGAAAGATCgtatctaaacattttattgaataagtGTAACACAGAACTTGGTGTATTTAGTTAAGACAACAATTTGTTTCATCAGTATAAGACAGTTATTTATTCATCTTTTCAAAACTATACTGAAAGAGATTGACTGACACATGAAGTAATATCAATATAGCGTAAAATAAAACGCTCGAAAATACTGGTGAAGTTTAATGAGTGCCATGCCAACTTCATGTTTGGTTTAACGTcccacaattacaggtcatatggcgtctttccagAGGAAGATCCCGGGTGGTCTTttgtgctttatttcatcacgagagggaatgtgagtagaaccaccgaccttctgtacgCCGGCTGGATTGCTTACTcatataaagaattcaacgccccgagtgacgCTTGAACCGACATAGGGGAAGGGAAAGTGATTTAAAGTAAGGGACTGCGATGTTCGGGTTGCACTCGATTGCcctgaatttttatttatttactgtgggatttttttttattttatttgtcagGGACCCATTTTCATGAGTTTACTAGtacataaaacaattaagtatctAACCTTTAATCCCCCTGTAAATCGTGTAGTTATCGTTTATTTGTATCTGTGCAGACCAGGAAGTGTTTTGCATCCGTCATATTTTTATAGCACGTTTTATGACGTCACGTAATTCATGACGTCATAGTGTTTCTAGCAGCGCGTGTTCCGTACCTTAGGCTACCTACGGGTGGTGTGGGATTAAAGATTTAACTATTATACCCTTTTAGCGCATCACACTCGCCCTACTCTTTATTCTGTAATATAATActtgttttattacatcgttGACATAATTGTTTTGAATCGAAAgttaaatgtttactttatattatatgtattgtgGGAAATGTCGGATATGTAGGATCCACGTTCAGCGGTGTCGGATCTCGTGGGACGGGCAGATATTTAAGCGCCTGTCCGCTGTGGGAAGTCACTCCGCAGCTTGGATATCCTAGTGTCAATAAGATCTACGCCATTTTGAAACGCATTTAAGTTTAAAAGCATTAGTTAAAGCTATCCTTCAAAGCTATTCCTTGTTTATTATTTCCAGTCTGGTAAATCATATCTTTTAGATTATAGctagattttttctttttcttcttaagTACAGTATACTAGTTGATAAGTAACTTGTAACAAGtaaagttttcttttcatttgtctGTAAATAATTTTGACGCAAGTAGAAACTACATTTGTAGAtttctggatcttcatgaattaagTAATTTTATTAGTCGTTTCCTTGTAACCAACACCTCCCCGTATTTACACAGAATTTCATTGTTTTGCCTTTATAAAATGCACTTTGGTCTTTTCCGGAATAGCATTACGGTTGCTAAGTAGATCATCGTGTATTTTTGGGTAGATTTTCTATTTTTGCAAATGATCAATGCTTACTggtatataacattaaaattgataGACCGAAACTTGGCTTTATTCTATCTTAAAAAACATTCCAACATCAAGTACACTGCGGAGTAATCTTTTGCTTTCACAGAACTTGGATTTCCAACACATGTGCTCACTCTTTGTCCGTCGTCTACGTTAGTATTAGTTGTTGTACTAGTCAGCCTGTTTGCCCGTCCGTCTGACAACAAAGCAAGTGTTTAAATTAAATCATCAACAGAGGAACCGCACCAGGTCTTGCGTCCTACACGATATTTTTCTGGACTCAACTGAGATCAGCGCATCTAGGTGCAATAATAACTGATATCTGGTTTTTGTGATCAACTCGCGTCTGTGACTGAATTCATATTGTGGTTGCGGGAAACGGGTCAAGAGTCAACGCTACCTATATTATCCTTATCTACCCGTGCGGCTCGCAACATCTGTGGAAGCAGCGGTGGGATCCGTTTTAAAAACAGCGGATCCAGAGATACGAACCTTACCTAAAAGATTCACGATATAGATCCTATATAGATCCTAACTAAATAACAATTAAAGAATCTGACTTGGTTATTCATTTGTACAATATCCCGTGCGTAATGGCGGATGCTAATGATAGCGACGCAGAAGTTACCTTCAATTATAGAGACATAAGCTCGCCAGTAAGGACCGAGCGCGAACGCGATATTTTAGACAATGAATTTGTAGCAGAAGACACTTGTGCCTCGCGCGCTTTTGGTAAGTCACAACAGGCACATGAGAACATTTCCCCGTGCAATACTGCTCATGAGAGCAGCACTAATAGCCGTCCCCCGTCCTTCAACCGTAATAGATATACATTAAAGGGGAAGTAGAAAATACCCCGATTACATTTACAGCAGATACTGGTGCATCAGCAACAGTGTTATAAACTAAAGTATACAACAAACTGGCTGAAGATAAGAAACCCGTGCTGAAGAAATCATCGTGTTTATCTGGAGCAGGTGGACTACCATTAAATGAGTTGGGAAAAGCAGTCTTCAGTTTCAAGCTAGATACACTCGAATTAAAAGATGAAATGATAGTAGCGGGTATTGA
This DNA window, taken from Mercenaria mercenaria strain notata chromosome 19, MADL_Memer_1, whole genome shotgun sequence, encodes the following:
- the LOC123542485 gene encoding E3 ubiquitin-protein ligase TRIM33-like isoform X4; the encoded protein is MAVSGRKNTYGLGSEEYVKISCKPCKDDGKNTAANGWCQECDENMCSTCFKHHRKGKFCKDHVLLDHGCSGSAKTNTSAPDDDMEKCLEHCKELVKFYCQTHDQVGCGDCMILEHRSCKVEYISDKTKAFKDSKELRDVEKDVENCSIQIQECLSAIQTNRNATETVHAKFICDLEAFWDEIVKNINRLTADMRDQATDIKTKDASAIGQIEQEAFDIKTEISSMEETLQSHKNQPNRLFAATVLLRNKLKNTKRKIAEIEKKNRTEEYVFLRDSNIESAMVKSSAVGLIQHCPDKRQEIDTRHGDSKLIQEKMKQQATSDIPKDESNSSCQVDSKLLSYTEEKISDWQFWLKYIWCLRFFICISNY
- the LOC123542485 gene encoding E3 ubiquitin-protein ligase TRIM71-like isoform X2, whose amino-acid sequence is MAVSGRKNTYGLGSEEYVKISCKPCKDDGKNTAANGWCQECDENMCSTCFKHHRKGKFCKDHVLLDHGCSGSAKTNTSAPDDDMEKCLEHCKELVKFYCQTHDQVGCGDCMILEHRSCKVEYISDKTKAFKDSKELRDVEKDVENCSIQIQECLSAIQTNRNATETVHAKFICDLEAFWDEIVKNINRLTADMRDQATDIKTKDASAIGQIEQEAFDIKTEISSMEETLQSHKNQPNRLFAATVLLRNKLKNTKRKIAEIEKKNRTEEYVFLRDSNIESAMVKSSAVGLIQHCPDKRQEIDTRHGDSKLIQEKMKQQATSDIPKDESNSSCQVDSKLLRTVTLKKRSQTGSFGLNISGAYGSLFVSRIIEDSPAAEGGMILKGDKIISIDGVDTTTASHDDAVKLLKPKKQTELVLRYCIEEFNELWQKQSKT